From Oreochromis niloticus isolate F11D_XX linkage group LG1, O_niloticus_UMD_NMBU, whole genome shotgun sequence, a single genomic window includes:
- the cdc42se2 gene encoding CDC42 small effector protein 2, translating into MTEFWVCFSCCIAEQPQPKRRRRIDRSMIGEPTNFVHTTHVGSGDMGLGLASVDLVQAQMKSKGGYAHTSSEGSQL; encoded by the exons ATGACTGAGTTCTGGGTTTGTTTCAGTTGCTGCATTGCAGAGCAGCCACAGCCT AAACGGCGGCGAAGGATCGATCGCTCCATGATTGGGGAGCCGACAAACTTTGTTCATACCACACATGTAGGCTCAGGGGACATGGGCCTGGGTTTGGCATCA GTTGACCTAGTTCAGGCCCAAATGAAATCTAAAGGAGGATACGCACACACAAGTTCTGAAGGTTCGCAGTTGTAA
- the nip7 gene encoding 60S ribosome subunit biogenesis protein NIP7 homolog, which translates to MRPLTEEETKTMFEKLSKYIGENIKLLVDRPDGVYCFRLHHDRVYYMSEKILKLATNFSRDKLMSVGTCFGKFTKTKKFRLHITALDFLAPYAKFKVWVKPGTEQSFLYGNHVLKSGLGRITENTMQYQGVVVYSMADVPLGFGVAAKSTQECRRVDPMSIVVFHQADVGEFIRNEETLT; encoded by the exons ATGAGGCCGCTAACAGAAGAAGAGACCAAAACGATGTTTGAGAAGTTATCTAAATA CATTGGTGAAAACATAAAACTTCTAGTGGACCGACCAGACGGCGTTTACTGTTTCAGGCTGCACCATGACAGAGTCTACTACATGAG TGAGAAAATTCTAAAGCTGGCCACCAACTTTTCCCGGGACAAACTCATGTCAGTGGGTACGTGTTTTGGGAAGTTTACAAAGACCAAGAAGTTCCGCCTGCACATCACAGCCCTGGATTTCCTTGCTCCATATGCAAAG TTTAAGGTGTGGGTGAAACCTGGAACAGAGCAGTCTTTCCTGTATGGGAACCACGTGCTAAAATCTGGTCTTGGCAGAATTACTGAGAACACTATGCAGTATCAGGGAGTTGTGGTTTACTCCATGGCAGATGTGCCTCTG GGTTTTGGTGTGGCGGCCAAGTCTACGCAGGAGTGTCGGCGAGTGGACCCCATGTCTATTGTTGTGTTCCACCAGGCTGATGTGGGCGAGTTCATAAGAAATGAGGAAACATTAACATAA
- the LOC100705969 gene encoding telomeric repeat-binding factor 2 isoform X4: MPQKIQVWRFLCRINEGDKLAADTSSQSVCPLESALMLLESMSQEFSIPQQDYKNVCTSIKEMIIMLSIKNGKFEKAGKVLNKHFTKRMDGRRMLFMGLISKKNKKHEVIEQINFAQFKMEMLAFCERLCPSSVPFLQKAAKQLIQEKNKEQDSSAARADEQAQPVPSSSPQVNMVQSVPCKHLTIQRTRLQAAYKALATGLNERTFSQLEEEVETEDQESDHMCLQLSPDPKTDTGLDLEQEVLFQRDSGSPMEASPADQPPQADAVPQTQESSLSKTSSVPWNRQLYTLSRLVMEPDSQASSQCSKVSEELETEARLEEAPQTLALSDKRDSQCPVTDQEVSIPAPKRHRRTNRINSRVSTSFTELSAESEDSPHSVASTAVSVKRHNQSSSSLSRNINKSKQSSSDSEGEPQKLSEPSVKVSPSLLPLHPVPQTSSTPHKDSAQLSNNSYSKKKSKKSIRLSSDSEEDPKEPVTCKKTPVQKPHTQLSSDPVDNQVNRDDTDNIHITDSSMESSPSQSPSHPIPQTSSTPHKDSAQKNIHSHLEWNRLYHNAKETKEVWSDEESYFTSKKRSSDMSTISNSGQRKRKWTESETQKLKDGVKKFGEGNWSKIKAYYNFKDRTNVNLKDRWRTMKKSNIV, translated from the exons ATGCCACAAAAGATTCAAGTGTGGCGGTTTCTCTGCCGGATAAATGAAGGTGACAAACTTG cTGCAGACACGTCTTCTCAGTCGGTATGTCCTCTGGAATCAGCCCTAATGTTGCTGGAAAGTATGAGCCAGGAGTTCAGTATCCCACAACAGGATTACAAGAACGTATGCACTTCAATTAAAGAAATG ATTATAATGCTTTCTATTAAGAATGGAAAATTTGAGAAAGCAGGAAAGGTACTGAACAAGCACTTTACCAAGAGGATGGATGGCAGG AGAATGCTGTTCATGGGTCTCATCAGCAAGAAGAATAAAAAGCATGAAGTAATTGAGCAAATCAACTTTGCACAGTTCAAGATGGAGATGCTGGCTTTTTGTGAAAGGCTCTGCCCATCAAGCGTTCCCTTTCTCCAAAAG GCTGCAAAACAGCTTATTCAGGAAAAGAATAAGGAACAAGACAGCAGTGCAGCtagagctgatgagcaagcccAACCGGTCCCCTCTTCAAGTCCACAAGTAAACATGGTCCAGTCTGTACCATG CAAGCATTTAACTATCCAGAGGACCAGGCTACAAGCAGCCTACAAAGCCTTGGCTACAGGATTAAATGAGAGAACGTTTTCTCAGCTGGAGGAAGAAGTGGAGACAGAGGACCAGGAAAGCGACCATATGTGTCTGCAACTCTCACCTGATCCTAAAACGGACACCGGTTTGGACTTGGAGCAGGAAGTGTTATTTCAGAGAGACTCAGGCAGCCCCATGGAAGCTTCACCGGCAGACCAACCACCACAAGCAGATGCTGTTCCTCAAACTCAGGAAAGTTCGCTCTCAAAGACGTCGTCTGTGCCATGGAACAGACAGCTTTACACTCTGTCACGGCTGGTGATGGAACCAGATAGTCAGGCAAGTTCACAGTGCTCAAAGGTTTCAGAGGAACTAGAGACTGAGGCCAGATTAGAAGAGGCACCACAGACACTGGCTCTATCAGATAAAAGAGACTCACAGTGCCCAGTTACTGACCAAGAAGTGTCCATACCAGCACCAAAACGCCACAGAAGGACCAACAGAATTAACAGCAG AGTTTCAACTAGTTTTACTGAGTTGTCAGCAGAGAGTGAGGACTCTCCTCATTCTGTGGCCAGCACGGCAGTTAGTGTGAAACGTCATAACCAGTCCAGTAGTTCACTGAGCAG AAACATCAACAAGTCAAAACAGTCGTCATCAGACAGTGAAGGAGAACCACAGAAGCTCTCAGAGCCTTCAGTGAAGGTCTCTCCCAGTCTGCTCCCTCTTCACCCTGTTCCTCAGACAAGCTCCACTCCTCACAAGGATTCTGCTCAACTCAGCAACAACTCCTATTCAAAGAA AAAGTCTAAAAAGTCAATACGGTTATCATCAGACAGCGAGGAAGACCCGAAGGAGCCTGTGACCTGCAAGAAAACTCCAGTACAAAAGCCTCATACCCAACTGTCCAGTGATCCTGTGGACAATCAAGT GAATCGAGATGATACGGATAACATCCATATTACAGACTCTTCAATGGAGAGCTCGCCAAGTCAGTCCCCTTCTCACCCCATCCCACAAACGAGCTCTACTCCTCACAAGGACTCTGCTCAAAAGAACATCCATTCCCATTTAGAATG GAACCGACTGTACCATAATGCAAAGGAGACCAAGGAGGTATGGAGTGACGAAGAATCGTATTTTACCTCCAAAAAGAGAA GCTCAGACATGAGCACCATTTCAAATTCAGGCCAAAGGAAAAGA AAATGGACAGAGAGTGAGACGCAGAAGTTAAAAGATGGGGTCAAAAAATTTGGAGAGGGCAACTGGAGTAAGATAAAGGCATATTACAACTTCAAAGATCGAACAAATGTCAACCTGAAGGACAGGTGGAGAACAATGAAAAAATCAAATATCGTCTGA
- the LOC100705969 gene encoding telomeric repeat-binding factor 2 isoform X2 yields MNMAAKENVNSRQFDTESVVNRWVVDYYLFLALELFKKEQYEDFCAITDVLDSVLVRPYGPIDFMPQKIQVWRFLCRINEAADTSSQSVCPLESALMLLESMSQEFSIPQQDYKNVCTSIKEMIIMLSIKNGKFEKAGKVLNKHFTKRMDGRRMLFMGLISKKNKKHEVIEQINFAQFKMEMLAFCERLCPSSVPFLQKAAKQLIQEKNKEQDSSAARADEQAQPVPSSSPQVNMVQSVPCKHLTIQRTRLQAAYKALATGLNERTFSQLEEEVETEDQESDHMCLQLSPDPKTDTGLDLEQEVLFQRDSGSPMEASPADQPPQADAVPQTQESSLSKTSSVPWNRQLYTLSRLVMEPDSQASSQCSKVSEELETEARLEEAPQTLALSDKRDSQCPVTDQEVSIPAPKRHRRTNRINSRVSTSFTELSAESEDSPHSVASTAVSVKRHNQSSSSLSRNINKSKQSSSDSEGEPQKLSEPSVKVSPSLLPLHPVPQTSSTPHKDSAQLSNNSYSKKKSKKSIRLSSDSEEDPKEPVTCKKTPVQKPHTQLSSDPVDNQVNRDDTDNIHITDSSMESSPSQSPSHPIPQTSSTPHKDSAQKNIHSHLEWNRLYHNAKETKEVWSDEESYFTSKKRSSDMSTISNSGQRKRKWTESETQKLKDGVKKFGEGNWSKIKAYYNFKDRTNVNLKDRWRTMKKSNIV; encoded by the exons ATGAATATGGCGGCAAAAGAAAACGTAAACAGTCGCCAATTTGACACTGAATCCGTCGTGAACCGCTGGGTAGTggattattatttgtttttggcGCTAGAGTTATTTAAAAAGGAACAATATGAGGATTTCTGTGCCATTACAGATGTACTCGACA GTGTCTTGGTTCGTCCTTATGGGCCCATTGATTTCATGCCACAAAAGATTCAAGTGTGGCGGTTTCTCTGCCGGATAAATGAAG cTGCAGACACGTCTTCTCAGTCGGTATGTCCTCTGGAATCAGCCCTAATGTTGCTGGAAAGTATGAGCCAGGAGTTCAGTATCCCACAACAGGATTACAAGAACGTATGCACTTCAATTAAAGAAATG ATTATAATGCTTTCTATTAAGAATGGAAAATTTGAGAAAGCAGGAAAGGTACTGAACAAGCACTTTACCAAGAGGATGGATGGCAGG AGAATGCTGTTCATGGGTCTCATCAGCAAGAAGAATAAAAAGCATGAAGTAATTGAGCAAATCAACTTTGCACAGTTCAAGATGGAGATGCTGGCTTTTTGTGAAAGGCTCTGCCCATCAAGCGTTCCCTTTCTCCAAAAG GCTGCAAAACAGCTTATTCAGGAAAAGAATAAGGAACAAGACAGCAGTGCAGCtagagctgatgagcaagcccAACCGGTCCCCTCTTCAAGTCCACAAGTAAACATGGTCCAGTCTGTACCATG CAAGCATTTAACTATCCAGAGGACCAGGCTACAAGCAGCCTACAAAGCCTTGGCTACAGGATTAAATGAGAGAACGTTTTCTCAGCTGGAGGAAGAAGTGGAGACAGAGGACCAGGAAAGCGACCATATGTGTCTGCAACTCTCACCTGATCCTAAAACGGACACCGGTTTGGACTTGGAGCAGGAAGTGTTATTTCAGAGAGACTCAGGCAGCCCCATGGAAGCTTCACCGGCAGACCAACCACCACAAGCAGATGCTGTTCCTCAAACTCAGGAAAGTTCGCTCTCAAAGACGTCGTCTGTGCCATGGAACAGACAGCTTTACACTCTGTCACGGCTGGTGATGGAACCAGATAGTCAGGCAAGTTCACAGTGCTCAAAGGTTTCAGAGGAACTAGAGACTGAGGCCAGATTAGAAGAGGCACCACAGACACTGGCTCTATCAGATAAAAGAGACTCACAGTGCCCAGTTACTGACCAAGAAGTGTCCATACCAGCACCAAAACGCCACAGAAGGACCAACAGAATTAACAGCAG AGTTTCAACTAGTTTTACTGAGTTGTCAGCAGAGAGTGAGGACTCTCCTCATTCTGTGGCCAGCACGGCAGTTAGTGTGAAACGTCATAACCAGTCCAGTAGTTCACTGAGCAG AAACATCAACAAGTCAAAACAGTCGTCATCAGACAGTGAAGGAGAACCACAGAAGCTCTCAGAGCCTTCAGTGAAGGTCTCTCCCAGTCTGCTCCCTCTTCACCCTGTTCCTCAGACAAGCTCCACTCCTCACAAGGATTCTGCTCAACTCAGCAACAACTCCTATTCAAAGAA AAAGTCTAAAAAGTCAATACGGTTATCATCAGACAGCGAGGAAGACCCGAAGGAGCCTGTGACCTGCAAGAAAACTCCAGTACAAAAGCCTCATACCCAACTGTCCAGTGATCCTGTGGACAATCAAGT GAATCGAGATGATACGGATAACATCCATATTACAGACTCTTCAATGGAGAGCTCGCCAAGTCAGTCCCCTTCTCACCCCATCCCACAAACGAGCTCTACTCCTCACAAGGACTCTGCTCAAAAGAACATCCATTCCCATTTAGAATG GAACCGACTGTACCATAATGCAAAGGAGACCAAGGAGGTATGGAGTGACGAAGAATCGTATTTTACCTCCAAAAAGAGAA GCTCAGACATGAGCACCATTTCAAATTCAGGCCAAAGGAAAAGA AAATGGACAGAGAGTGAGACGCAGAAGTTAAAAGATGGGGTCAAAAAATTTGGAGAGGGCAACTGGAGTAAGATAAAGGCATATTACAACTTCAAAGATCGAACAAATGTCAACCTGAAGGACAGGTGGAGAACAATGAAAAAATCAAATATCGTCTGA
- the LOC100705969 gene encoding telomeric repeat-binding factor 2 isoform X3 translates to MNMAAKENVNSRQFDTESVVNRWVVDYYLFLALELFKKEQYEDFCAITDVLDSVLVRPYGPIDFMPQKIQVWRFLCRINEGDKLAADTSSQSVCPLESALMLLESMSQEFSIPQQDYKNVCTSIKEMIIMLSIKNGKFEKAGKVLNKHFTKRMDGRRMLFMGLISKKNKKHEVIEQINFAQFKMEMLAFCERLCPSSVPFLQKAAKQLIQEKNKEQDSSAARADEQAQPVPSSSPQVNMVQSVPCKHLTIQRTRLQAAYKALATGLNERTFSQLEEEVETEDQESDHMCLQLSPDPKTDTGLDLEQEVLFQRDSGSPMEASPADQPPQADAVPQTQESSLSKTSSVPWNRQLYTLSRLVMEPDSQASSQCSKVSEELETEARLEEAPQTLALSDKRDSQCPVTDQEVSIPAPKRHRRTNRINSRNINKSKQSSSDSEGEPQKLSEPSVKVSPSLLPLHPVPQTSSTPHKDSAQLSNNSYSKKKSKKSIRLSSDSEEDPKEPVTCKKTPVQKPHTQLSSDPVDNQVNRDDTDNIHITDSSMESSPSQSPSHPIPQTSSTPHKDSAQKNIHSHLEWNRLYHNAKETKEVWSDEESYFTSKKRSSDMSTISNSGQRKRKWTESETQKLKDGVKKFGEGNWSKIKAYYNFKDRTNVNLKDRWRTMKKSNIV, encoded by the exons ATGAATATGGCGGCAAAAGAAAACGTAAACAGTCGCCAATTTGACACTGAATCCGTCGTGAACCGCTGGGTAGTggattattatttgtttttggcGCTAGAGTTATTTAAAAAGGAACAATATGAGGATTTCTGTGCCATTACAGATGTACTCGACA GTGTCTTGGTTCGTCCTTATGGGCCCATTGATTTCATGCCACAAAAGATTCAAGTGTGGCGGTTTCTCTGCCGGATAAATGAAGGTGACAAACTTG cTGCAGACACGTCTTCTCAGTCGGTATGTCCTCTGGAATCAGCCCTAATGTTGCTGGAAAGTATGAGCCAGGAGTTCAGTATCCCACAACAGGATTACAAGAACGTATGCACTTCAATTAAAGAAATG ATTATAATGCTTTCTATTAAGAATGGAAAATTTGAGAAAGCAGGAAAGGTACTGAACAAGCACTTTACCAAGAGGATGGATGGCAGG AGAATGCTGTTCATGGGTCTCATCAGCAAGAAGAATAAAAAGCATGAAGTAATTGAGCAAATCAACTTTGCACAGTTCAAGATGGAGATGCTGGCTTTTTGTGAAAGGCTCTGCCCATCAAGCGTTCCCTTTCTCCAAAAG GCTGCAAAACAGCTTATTCAGGAAAAGAATAAGGAACAAGACAGCAGTGCAGCtagagctgatgagcaagcccAACCGGTCCCCTCTTCAAGTCCACAAGTAAACATGGTCCAGTCTGTACCATG CAAGCATTTAACTATCCAGAGGACCAGGCTACAAGCAGCCTACAAAGCCTTGGCTACAGGATTAAATGAGAGAACGTTTTCTCAGCTGGAGGAAGAAGTGGAGACAGAGGACCAGGAAAGCGACCATATGTGTCTGCAACTCTCACCTGATCCTAAAACGGACACCGGTTTGGACTTGGAGCAGGAAGTGTTATTTCAGAGAGACTCAGGCAGCCCCATGGAAGCTTCACCGGCAGACCAACCACCACAAGCAGATGCTGTTCCTCAAACTCAGGAAAGTTCGCTCTCAAAGACGTCGTCTGTGCCATGGAACAGACAGCTTTACACTCTGTCACGGCTGGTGATGGAACCAGATAGTCAGGCAAGTTCACAGTGCTCAAAGGTTTCAGAGGAACTAGAGACTGAGGCCAGATTAGAAGAGGCACCACAGACACTGGCTCTATCAGATAAAAGAGACTCACAGTGCCCAGTTACTGACCAAGAAGTGTCCATACCAGCACCAAAACGCCACAGAAGGACCAACAGAATTAACAGCAG AAACATCAACAAGTCAAAACAGTCGTCATCAGACAGTGAAGGAGAACCACAGAAGCTCTCAGAGCCTTCAGTGAAGGTCTCTCCCAGTCTGCTCCCTCTTCACCCTGTTCCTCAGACAAGCTCCACTCCTCACAAGGATTCTGCTCAACTCAGCAACAACTCCTATTCAAAGAA AAAGTCTAAAAAGTCAATACGGTTATCATCAGACAGCGAGGAAGACCCGAAGGAGCCTGTGACCTGCAAGAAAACTCCAGTACAAAAGCCTCATACCCAACTGTCCAGTGATCCTGTGGACAATCAAGT GAATCGAGATGATACGGATAACATCCATATTACAGACTCTTCAATGGAGAGCTCGCCAAGTCAGTCCCCTTCTCACCCCATCCCACAAACGAGCTCTACTCCTCACAAGGACTCTGCTCAAAAGAACATCCATTCCCATTTAGAATG GAACCGACTGTACCATAATGCAAAGGAGACCAAGGAGGTATGGAGTGACGAAGAATCGTATTTTACCTCCAAAAAGAGAA GCTCAGACATGAGCACCATTTCAAATTCAGGCCAAAGGAAAAGA AAATGGACAGAGAGTGAGACGCAGAAGTTAAAAGATGGGGTCAAAAAATTTGGAGAGGGCAACTGGAGTAAGATAAAGGCATATTACAACTTCAAAGATCGAACAAATGTCAACCTGAAGGACAGGTGGAGAACAATGAAAAAATCAAATATCGTCTGA
- the LOC100705969 gene encoding telomeric repeat-binding factor 2 isoform X1 yields MNMAAKENVNSRQFDTESVVNRWVVDYYLFLALELFKKEQYEDFCAITDVLDSVLVRPYGPIDFMPQKIQVWRFLCRINEGDKLAADTSSQSVCPLESALMLLESMSQEFSIPQQDYKNVCTSIKEMIIMLSIKNGKFEKAGKVLNKHFTKRMDGRRMLFMGLISKKNKKHEVIEQINFAQFKMEMLAFCERLCPSSVPFLQKAAKQLIQEKNKEQDSSAARADEQAQPVPSSSPQVNMVQSVPCKHLTIQRTRLQAAYKALATGLNERTFSQLEEEVETEDQESDHMCLQLSPDPKTDTGLDLEQEVLFQRDSGSPMEASPADQPPQADAVPQTQESSLSKTSSVPWNRQLYTLSRLVMEPDSQASSQCSKVSEELETEARLEEAPQTLALSDKRDSQCPVTDQEVSIPAPKRHRRTNRINSRVSTSFTELSAESEDSPHSVASTAVSVKRHNQSSSSLSRNINKSKQSSSDSEGEPQKLSEPSVKVSPSLLPLHPVPQTSSTPHKDSAQLSNNSYSKKKSKKSIRLSSDSEEDPKEPVTCKKTPVQKPHTQLSSDPVDNQVNRDDTDNIHITDSSMESSPSQSPSHPIPQTSSTPHKDSAQKNIHSHLEWNRLYHNAKETKEVWSDEESYFTSKKRSSDMSTISNSGQRKRKWTESETQKLKDGVKKFGEGNWSKIKAYYNFKDRTNVNLKDRWRTMKKSNIV; encoded by the exons ATGAATATGGCGGCAAAAGAAAACGTAAACAGTCGCCAATTTGACACTGAATCCGTCGTGAACCGCTGGGTAGTggattattatttgtttttggcGCTAGAGTTATTTAAAAAGGAACAATATGAGGATTTCTGTGCCATTACAGATGTACTCGACA GTGTCTTGGTTCGTCCTTATGGGCCCATTGATTTCATGCCACAAAAGATTCAAGTGTGGCGGTTTCTCTGCCGGATAAATGAAGGTGACAAACTTG cTGCAGACACGTCTTCTCAGTCGGTATGTCCTCTGGAATCAGCCCTAATGTTGCTGGAAAGTATGAGCCAGGAGTTCAGTATCCCACAACAGGATTACAAGAACGTATGCACTTCAATTAAAGAAATG ATTATAATGCTTTCTATTAAGAATGGAAAATTTGAGAAAGCAGGAAAGGTACTGAACAAGCACTTTACCAAGAGGATGGATGGCAGG AGAATGCTGTTCATGGGTCTCATCAGCAAGAAGAATAAAAAGCATGAAGTAATTGAGCAAATCAACTTTGCACAGTTCAAGATGGAGATGCTGGCTTTTTGTGAAAGGCTCTGCCCATCAAGCGTTCCCTTTCTCCAAAAG GCTGCAAAACAGCTTATTCAGGAAAAGAATAAGGAACAAGACAGCAGTGCAGCtagagctgatgagcaagcccAACCGGTCCCCTCTTCAAGTCCACAAGTAAACATGGTCCAGTCTGTACCATG CAAGCATTTAACTATCCAGAGGACCAGGCTACAAGCAGCCTACAAAGCCTTGGCTACAGGATTAAATGAGAGAACGTTTTCTCAGCTGGAGGAAGAAGTGGAGACAGAGGACCAGGAAAGCGACCATATGTGTCTGCAACTCTCACCTGATCCTAAAACGGACACCGGTTTGGACTTGGAGCAGGAAGTGTTATTTCAGAGAGACTCAGGCAGCCCCATGGAAGCTTCACCGGCAGACCAACCACCACAAGCAGATGCTGTTCCTCAAACTCAGGAAAGTTCGCTCTCAAAGACGTCGTCTGTGCCATGGAACAGACAGCTTTACACTCTGTCACGGCTGGTGATGGAACCAGATAGTCAGGCAAGTTCACAGTGCTCAAAGGTTTCAGAGGAACTAGAGACTGAGGCCAGATTAGAAGAGGCACCACAGACACTGGCTCTATCAGATAAAAGAGACTCACAGTGCCCAGTTACTGACCAAGAAGTGTCCATACCAGCACCAAAACGCCACAGAAGGACCAACAGAATTAACAGCAG AGTTTCAACTAGTTTTACTGAGTTGTCAGCAGAGAGTGAGGACTCTCCTCATTCTGTGGCCAGCACGGCAGTTAGTGTGAAACGTCATAACCAGTCCAGTAGTTCACTGAGCAG AAACATCAACAAGTCAAAACAGTCGTCATCAGACAGTGAAGGAGAACCACAGAAGCTCTCAGAGCCTTCAGTGAAGGTCTCTCCCAGTCTGCTCCCTCTTCACCCTGTTCCTCAGACAAGCTCCACTCCTCACAAGGATTCTGCTCAACTCAGCAACAACTCCTATTCAAAGAA AAAGTCTAAAAAGTCAATACGGTTATCATCAGACAGCGAGGAAGACCCGAAGGAGCCTGTGACCTGCAAGAAAACTCCAGTACAAAAGCCTCATACCCAACTGTCCAGTGATCCTGTGGACAATCAAGT GAATCGAGATGATACGGATAACATCCATATTACAGACTCTTCAATGGAGAGCTCGCCAAGTCAGTCCCCTTCTCACCCCATCCCACAAACGAGCTCTACTCCTCACAAGGACTCTGCTCAAAAGAACATCCATTCCCATTTAGAATG GAACCGACTGTACCATAATGCAAAGGAGACCAAGGAGGTATGGAGTGACGAAGAATCGTATTTTACCTCCAAAAAGAGAA GCTCAGACATGAGCACCATTTCAAATTCAGGCCAAAGGAAAAGA AAATGGACAGAGAGTGAGACGCAGAAGTTAAAAGATGGGGTCAAAAAATTTGGAGAGGGCAACTGGAGTAAGATAAAGGCATATTACAACTTCAAAGATCGAACAAATGTCAACCTGAAGGACAGGTGGAGAACAATGAAAAAATCAAATATCGTCTGA